DNA sequence from the Lycium barbarum isolate Lr01 chromosome 5, ASM1917538v2, whole genome shotgun sequence genome:
ATCCCAGATGACGATGAGTATTCTACAGTTCCAGATCTTGGTTGAACTCCAACACCAAGAATTTAATACTGTATGTTACAACATGTTTGCATTGCTTTCACTATGGAATGTTTGTGAAAATATGTAAACGTGTCTGCGTGTATTAAGgttgtttggttgttggttagagttatgcaggaaTTAGTAATGTATAGATTAGTTATGTAGGGtttaattattcatgtattagttattctaTCTTCTACCTTGcataaataatacatagattccctcatagcttatacatgtattaattatgcGGATTGTAAATTGTTAGCCAAACACAGTACTTGGTGTGTTGTATTTTATACAAATCATCTAAAATGTTACCAAACAATATGGTAGCATTAGTTATGCTGGTTTTAATACATAAATAACTCTCTTCCTAACCAGAACGACCCATAAAAGATGAGCGACCTCATGTTTGTCAACATATATGTTTAGTAGCTAATTAGGTCCTAATTCTCTTTTGATTCACTCTGTTTATCTGATTCTTTATGCTTGCTTTAGATAATTTTTCACAACTTTGCAATGATCAACTTATACATATTTAGAGTTGGAACAGGACTAGTAAAGCACTCTCCAACTTGCGACCTATTTTCCAAGAATCCATTTTGCATGACCTTCCTAAAAATTTCCAGTTCTAACTTTAAAACTTCATATAAGGAGCTCTTTACCTGATTATTCAGTCACTCAAAGCCCTCTAAACAAAATGGCCAGATTAATTAACCCCATTTTCTTCTCCTGCCTGTACATAAGTTTCATATATACTCTTTCTGTCAATGCAACAACTTTGCAATCTGatattcaagttctagaggccaTCAAAACATCGATAGACCCCGTTTCAATCTCTGCAGATTCATTCCTCAGCAGTTGGGATTTCAACTTGGACCCTTGTGAGACAACGGGGACAAGTTTCTTGGGAATTCTTTGCACAATTCCTCTAGACACTAACACCTCGAGCCGGATAATGGAAATCGATCTAGAAGGAGATGAACTCGAGGGTTTCTTGACACCATCAATCGGGAATTTAACAGAACTTGTTTCTCTCAATCTGGGCAGGAACAAATTCAGAGGGCCAGTGCCAGAAACTATCACTAATTTGAAGAAACTCACAAGTCTTCAACTTTATGAGAATTATTTCTCTGGTAGTCTTGTTAATGGCATTGGTGTACTAAGAAAACTTGAAGTTCTTGATGTGTCAAATAATAGGCTATCTGGTTCAATCCCTACATCAGTTACAGCACTTAGAAGTTTGACTCAGCTAGACCTGTCTAACAATGAATTGACAGGGAGAATTCCTCAACTTAATGGATTATGGCAGCTCAGTTCATTTGATCTTTCCAATAACCAGATTTATGGGAATCTTCCACAGTTCCCGTTGAAGATAAAAACACTATCACTTGGTCACAACTTGCTCTCTGGCCACATTACCCCTGTGAATAAGCTTAGACATTTGAGAATATTGGACCTTAGTGATAACAGATTTTCAGGAGGAATCAACAA
Encoded proteins:
- the LOC132642386 gene encoding LRR receptor-like serine/threonine-protein kinase FLS2 is translated as MARLINPIFFSCLYISFIYTLSVNATTLQSDIQVLEAIKTSIDPVSISADSFLSSWDFNLDPCETTGTSFLGILCTIPLDTNTSSRIMEIDLEGDELEGFLTPSIGNLTELVSLNLGRNKFRGPVPETITNLKKLTSLQLYENYFSGSLVNGIGVLRKLEVLDVSNNRLSGSIPTSVTALRSLTQLDLSNNELTGRIPQLNGLWQLSSFDLSNNQIYGNLPQFPLKIKTLSLGHNLLSGHITPVNKLRHLRILDLSDNRFSGGINKGIFMLPDISHVNVSANRFTMLEVVEFSDDKGSQLNTLDLHGNRLRGHLPVNLITYPNLTDINLGHNLFSGEIPAEFWPRLVYSWRSLNLDYNYLEGSVPRELNRTIQGLRGSLAHNCLTCPKGLQLCHGGQRPASDCVGRNRGGGGDLS